One window of Etheostoma spectabile isolate EspeVRDwgs_2016 chromosome 6, UIUC_Espe_1.0, whole genome shotgun sequence genomic DNA carries:
- the fhl3a gene encoding four and a half LIM domains protein 3 codes for MADSFDCDNCKESLYGRKYIQSDDSPYCIPCYDSLFSNTCDECKELIGHDARELFYEDRHYHEHCFRCFRCDRSLADEPFTSQDEALLCNDCYCNEYSSKCVACDKIVMPGTRKLEYGGSTWHEGCFICHSCEQPIGSKSFIPDKDEHYCVSCYEDKFAPRCTRCKKTLAKGGVTYRDEPWHKECFVCTSCKTQLAGQHFTSRDENPYCLKCFGSLYAKKCEACSKPITGFGGGKYISFEDRQWHQPCFTCTQCSASLVGAGFFPDGDRILCRDCNSNSNL; via the exons ATGGCGGATAGTTTTGACTGTGACAACTGCAAGGAGTCCTTGTATGGCCGCAAGTACATCCAGTCAGATGACAGTCCCTACTGCATCCCCTGTTACGACAGCCTGTTCTCCAACACGTGTGATGAGTGCAAAGAGCTGATCGGCCATGACGCAAGG GAGCTCTTCTACGAGGATCGGCACTATCATGAGCACTGCTTCCGCTGTTTCCGCTGTGATCGCTCGCTGGCTGACGAGCCTTTTACCAGCCAGGATGAAGCGCTGCTCTGCAATGACTGCTACTGTAATGAGTACTCCTCCAAGTGTGTAGCCTGCGACAAAATTGTCATGCCAG GTACGAGGAAGTTGGAGTACGGAGGTTCTACATGGCACGAGGGCTGCTTCATCTGCCACAGCTGCGAACAGCCAATTGGCTCGAAGTCATTCATCCCTGACAAAGATGAACACTACTGCGTGTCCTGCTATGAGGACAAGTTCGCCCCGCGTTGCACACGCTGTAAAAAG ACACTGGCTAAAGGTGGTGTGACCTATCGGGACGAGCCGTGGCATAAGGAGTGTTTTGTGTGCACCAGCTGTAAGACACAGCTCGCGGGTCAACACTTCACCTCTCGAGACGAGAACCCTTACTGCCTCAAGTGCTTTGGCAGCCTGTACGCCAAGAAGTGCGAGGCCTGCAGCAAACCAATCACAG GTTTTGGAGGAGGGAAGTACATCTCATTTGAGGACCGCCAGTGGCATCAGCCATGCTTCACCTGCACTCAGTGCTCTGCGTCACTGGTGGGCGCCGGCTTTTTCCCTGATGGTGACAGGATCTTGTGCCGCGactgcaacagcaacagcaacctATAG